The following are encoded together in the Citrus sinensis cultivar Valencia sweet orange chromosome 1, DVS_A1.0, whole genome shotgun sequence genome:
- the LOC112496518 gene encoding LOW QUALITY PROTEIN: uncharacterized protein LOC112496518 (The sequence of the model RefSeq protein was modified relative to this genomic sequence to represent the inferred CDS: deleted 1 base in 1 codon; substituted 3 bases at 3 genomic stop codons) has product MKGHVEEIILLRLSMPEEMPLXFPDRKLHLKILLFRYXKQYSFKFGMFSSAIITENASQFNTSXNGGTKLSDIITGTHS; this is encoded by the exons ATGAAGGGTCATGTGGAAGAGATCATACTTCTCAGGCTTAGCATGCCAGAGGAAATGCCGCTGTAATTTCCTGACCGCAAACTGCATCTCAAAATACTTCTTTTCCGGTATTGAAAGCAGTAT TCTTTCAAGTTCGGGATGTTTTCCTCTGCAATTATTACTGAGAATGCTTCCCAATTCAACACCTCATAAAATGGTGGCACAAAATTGTCGGATATTATCACAGGCACacattcataa